The Nocardia sp. BMG51109 nucleotide sequence GAACCCGCCGGTGAAGCACATGCCGACGGCGCCGACGCCCGGGCCGCCGCACCGTTCGTGCTCGTGCGCCGCCAGCGCCCGCAGCCACTGCACGACCGGTGACGTGCGACCGGTCGCGAGCAACAGGAACTCCCGGCTCACACAGATCGGCACACCTTGGACGGCGATGTTCGCCGCGGCGGCGGCGACGCCGTGCGCGGCCGGCCGCGGGTCGCGCCCGGGTGCGCCGTACAGGTGTGGCACCACCGCCGTGCACCCGGTCCGCGCCACCCGCCGGGCGAAGTCGAACACCATCGGCGAAATGCCCGGGAACTCCCCCATGACGATCACGGCCGGCCCGGAACCCCGGCGGAAGATCGTGCGTGTCTTGCCGTCATGAGAGAACGTATCGCGCTGGAAGTCGCTGAGATCATCGTCGGTCACGGGACGCCCTTCCTGGAGAGTCGACGATCACTATCGGCCGACCGGCCGCATTCGGCAACCCTCCCCCCACACCGGCCGCGGCCGCCGCACCCGGGCCGACCGTAGTCCACCGTCCCGGCCGGGCCGCCGAATCGACGCCGGTGAAGTATCACAAACTGTTCCGTCCGAGACCGAGTACGACGTACGCTGGAGAGCGTCGATTCCCATCCGACGGCTCGTCCGCAGTCGGCTACGCACCATCCAGCAATGCGCAACGAGGCGCGGACATCGAAGTCAGGGTGGATCTGTACGGCGCGTGGTTGCGCCGGATACGCCCGATCGGCGGACCGGTCCGCACAGGAGACTGTCCGATGACAAGCCATTTCGGCTCCGATCACTCACTCACTTCGCATGACATCGATACCGCGGATACCGTGGCGGCGCCGTTCACCGGTGTCTGGCGCCTGATCTCGTTCGCCGTGCACGACGACACCGGCGGCGTACTGGCCGTGCCGATGGGCCCCCGCCCGCGCGGGCGCCTCATCTACACGGAGGACGGCTACATGTCGGCCACCGTCGGCCGCCGCGACGCCATCACCTCGGCGCCGCTCCCACCGGGCACCGGATTCGGCGTGGAGGCCGTTTCCGCGCACCGGGAGTTCCTCGCCTACAGCGGCACCTACACCTGGCACGCCGACCACGTCGTCCACCACGTGGAAATCGCGTCGATCCCGGAATGGAATGCCACCCAACAGGTTCGCAGGCTGCGGCTGCGCGGCGACGAACTCACCCTCACCGCGCCCGCCGCCGGCCCCGACGGCCGCGTGCCCGCCTCGATATGGCAGCGGATCTAGGACGCCGTAGGCCGGACCGCCGGTGGTTCACCGTCGCGCCAGGCCGTCCCAGAGATCGCAGTGATGGGCGGTGGCCACGTCCGTGCTGTCGGCGGCGCCGAGAGCGAAGGTGTGTGCCCGGGGCCGATCGGGCGTGAACGCGGGCCATGTCTCGGCGGGGCGGCCGGTGCGCGCGAATCCGGTCCAGGCCCGAATCATCGCGTCGGACAGGTCACGCTGTTCGGCGGACAACGGCTGCGGCGCGAAGCCGGGGCCCCACGGCCCACCGGAGCGCGCACCGAACAGGTACGCCAGCTCCGAACCGTGCGCCGCGCCGGCGGGCATATCGGTCAGGAACGGCGACATGGTCGGCGCGGTGCGGTCGGCGAATTCGTAGGCGTACACCGCCGACCCGGCGGCGAGCCGGCGACCGGTGGCCAGTTGCGGGCAGGCGAAGACCCGGTCGGTGTCGATCGCGGAGAACGCCAGCCGCGGCTGATCGTCGTAGTCGCGCAACGGATATCGCGATCGCACCTCGTCCGCGGCCGTACCGAACGCCTGCGTCAGCACCTGCTCGTACCGCTCGCGCGTGAGGGGTCCGGTGGTGAACTCGGCGTACATGGTGGTCAGCCGCGATTCATCGCGAGTGGTGCCCGACAGCACGGGCACCGGGGCCGCATCGGCCCGGTCGGGGGCGACGGGCAGGGTCGGGGTGCCGACGGCGATCCCCGCCCGGGACGTCGCCCGCACCAGGTCCTCCGGCGGGATGCGCCGCAGGCAGGCGAGATCGGCGCAATGCAGTTCCGCCGCAAGGCTTTCGCCCTGGCGCTCCCGGGCATCGAGCGGCGCCCAGAAGGTGTCGGCCGAGGTGAGGATCCGCCCGCCGGCGCCCGCGCTGGGAATCAGCGTGTGGCACGAGCCGCTCTGGAGGATCACCTTGTGGAACAGGCCGCGGGCGCCCGGGGAGGTCAGCTGCGCGCAGGCGTCCACCGCGCCCGCCGACTGGCCGAAGACGGTGACGTTGTCCGGGTCGCCGCCGAAGGCCGCGGCGTTGTCGCGCACCCATCGCAGGGCGGCCTGCTGGTCCAGCAGGCCGAAGCTCCCCGACCCGGGCAGGCCCGGATAGCCGAGGAAGCCCAGCGCCCCGAGCCGGTAGTCGACCGTCACCACGATCACGTCGCCGATCGCCGCCATCCGCGCCGGGTCGTACTCGGATCCGTGACCGGTGTCGTTGCCACCGCCGTGCAACCACACCATCACCGGCTTCGCCCCCTCCGACCGTGGCGCCGTCACCTCGAGATTCAGGCAGTCCTCGCTCGTTCCGGCCAGCGGCTTGCCGGTGCCGTCGCCCTGCGGGCACGGCGGCCCCGGCCGGACGGCGTCGCGCACGCCGGGCCACGGCGCCGCCGGTTGCGGTGCGGCCCACCGCCGTTCACCGGTCGGCGCGGCGGCGTACGGGATTCCGGCAAAACGGCGCGCCTCGCCGTCGGCGTGACCCCGCACCTCCCCCGACGACGTCCGCACCAGGAGCGGATCGCCGGTGCCCGCACGTCCGCCGTCCCCGTCGGGACCGCAGGCGACCAGCATCGACATCGCCACCGCCGCAACCGCCCACATGCTCGTCACCCGTCCGAGCCGAATACCGTATCGCACGTCCGCTCACCTCCTCATCCCCCGGGCAACGGCCCGATCGCCGGCCGAATCCTCTGCGGCGCATCGGGTCTCGGGTTCGTGGTCCCACCGGCCGCAAGCACGGCCGATCCCGGTGATCGGCACGCATCCGGCGTGGTCGTCATTCTGTCCGGCTGCCCGCGCCGGACACATCGCCCACAGGTACCACACGGCCCCGCCGCGACGCTGATATCGGCCGGCGCGAGTACAACCGACGGCTGACCCCGGACGCACCGACCGGGATGTCGGTGGCGGCGATCTCGAGAATCCGTCGCGCAGCCGTGCCGCGAGCGGGAACCCGGTCCTGTACGCCGCATTCGGCCGGGCACCTGCGGTGCGGCCGATCCGCCGGTCACGAGCAGATACGCAGCTGTCTCATGTTCGGCCACACCGATTTCGGCATCCCCGCATCGGTCCGGTAATGCGGCGATCCGGATGCGGAACTGCCCGTGTTCGCGGCGGTGAAATCGCCGTCGGCCGCCACGGCCGACCGGTCCCCGGGCACCGCGGAGTCCTCGTCGGTGGCCGCCACGGAGGGGCCCGTGCCGCCCGGTGGCGTGCCGACCTCGGCACCCGCCACACCCCCGGCAACCACGGCCGTCGTCAGCGCGGCAAGCACGGTCACAACACCCGTTCTCCGTCCGGTACAGTTTCCCATGCCGAACTCCCGACCCTCTCGGTTACGCTGTCCCCCAGCGGAACTCACGCTATGCGTGACCGCACCCGCTCCTCTCGCACGGTGCCGAATTCTTGGAAACCTCACCACCGCCGGATCGCCGCCTCGGGCCGGAACACAACGGCGTGTGCAGCGTAAACGCCGTTCACGGACTCGCCGACGCCAGTAGGTGCCGCACGACCCGCTCCGGCCGCCATCGACTCCGAGCGGAACCCGCACTCCGGCGAACGGTAGGCTGAGGACATGTCCGAGCAGCCCTCCTCGTGTGCGCACAGGTGGCGCGCGCGGGAGACGGCGCTGTTACGACGCATTCCGCCGCTGCCCCCGGACGCCGACCGGCATCCGGGCACCAACGGCTGGCTCAGCTCGTTCGGCACGTGCGCGCACGGCCGCATCGCGGGCTGCCCACCGGGGCACTGAGACCGGCGCCGACTTCGGTGGCGCCGCGAATTCCCTTCCGACTCTATCGATTTCGGCTGTCCGGATATCGCCCGAAACCGCGTTCACGCGACGGTTGTCCGGGCGTGTGGCCGGCCTGTGGAAGTGGGGCGTGTGCCTGTGACTGTGCATCCTGTCTCGGTGATCGGGGGCCGGGCGCGGCCGCCGGGCGTGTGGGCGCGCCTGGGGGCGGTGTTGCGGCGCGACAGCACGGCCGGGGCACTGCTGGTCACGGCCGCGGTGGCGGCTTCGGTCTGGGCGAACTCGCCGGCCGCGGCCACCTACGAGCGAATCCGTGACGTGCCCCTCGGCCCGGCCTGGGCGGGGCTGGACCTGCCGCTGCACGCCTGGGCCGCCGACGGCCTGCTGGCATTGTTCTTCTTCATCGTCGGCAACGAACTGAAGCAGGAGTTCGCGCACGGCGCCTTCCGGGACCCGCGCCAAGCGCTCGTCCCGATGGTCGCGGCGTTGACCGGTGCCCTGGTGCCCGCGCTGCTGTTCGTGGCGTTCACGGTCGGCCACGACGACTCGGTCCGGGGCTGGGGAATCCCGATGGCGACCGACGCCGCGTTCGCGGTGCCGGTGCTGGCGCTGGTCGGCCGCCACATCCCGGCGGCGCTGCGGACCATCCTGCTGACGTTGGCGGTGGTCGACGACGTGGTGGCCATCATCGTGATCGGGGTGTTCTACACCAGCGGCCTGAACATGGCGGCGCTGTCGGCGGCGGGGGTTCTGCTCGGGGTGTTCGCGTGGCTGCAATACGGCCGGGGCCTGCCGGGGTGGCTGCCCGCCGCGGTGGTGTATGTCCCACTGGCCGTGACGATCTGGGCGCTGGTGCACGCGGCGGGCATGCACGCCACCATCGCCGGCGTCGCGATGGGCGTCCTGATGCGCACCACCGCGCGCCCACCC carries:
- a CDS encoding dienelactone hydrolase family protein, which codes for MTDDDLSDFQRDTFSHDGKTRTIFRRGSGPAVIVMGEFPGISPMVFDFARRVARTGCTAVVPHLYGAPGRDPRPAAHGVAAAAANIAVQGVPICVSREFLLLATGRTSPVVQWLRALAAHEHERCGGPGVGAVGMCFTGGFALAMAVDDRLIAPVLSQPSLPMPFTPAQRRSVGVSPADMARIEQRCANGLAVMGLRFRGDKLSPPERFESLRDQLGEAFIAIELDDADANPDSVMSPHSVLTEHLIDEPGQPTHAALHRVLDFLHTRLAGSPTGPETG
- a CDS encoding lipocalin-like domain-containing protein, translated to MTSHFGSDHSLTSHDIDTADTVAAPFTGVWRLISFAVHDDTGGVLAVPMGPRPRGRLIYTEDGYMSATVGRRDAITSAPLPPGTGFGVEAVSAHREFLAYSGTYTWHADHVVHHVEIASIPEWNATQQVRRLRLRGDELTLTAPAAGPDGRVPASIWQRI
- a CDS encoding carboxylesterase/lipase family protein; protein product: MWAVAAVAMSMLVACGPDGDGGRAGTGDPLLVRTSSGEVRGHADGEARRFAGIPYAAAPTGERRWAAPQPAAPWPGVRDAVRPGPPCPQGDGTGKPLAGTSEDCLNLEVTAPRSEGAKPVMVWLHGGGNDTGHGSEYDPARMAAIGDVIVVTVDYRLGALGFLGYPGLPGSGSFGLLDQQAALRWVRDNAAAFGGDPDNVTVFGQSAGAVDACAQLTSPGARGLFHKVILQSGSCHTLIPSAGAGGRILTSADTFWAPLDARERQGESLAAELHCADLACLRRIPPEDLVRATSRAGIAVGTPTLPVAPDRADAAPVPVLSGTTRDESRLTTMYAEFTTGPLTRERYEQVLTQAFGTAADEVRSRYPLRDYDDQPRLAFSAIDTDRVFACPQLATGRRLAAGSAVYAYEFADRTAPTMSPFLTDMPAGAAHGSELAYLFGARSGGPWGPGFAPQPLSAEQRDLSDAMIRAWTGFARTGRPAETWPAFTPDRPRAHTFALGAADSTDVATAHHCDLWDGLARR
- the nhaA gene encoding Na+/H+ antiporter NhaA, with product MTVHPVSVIGGRARPPGVWARLGAVLRRDSTAGALLVTAAVAASVWANSPAAATYERIRDVPLGPAWAGLDLPLHAWAADGLLALFFFIVGNELKQEFAHGAFRDPRQALVPMVAALTGALVPALLFVAFTVGHDDSVRGWGIPMATDAAFAVPVLALVGRHIPAALRTILLTLAVVDDVVAIIVIGVFYTSGLNMAALSAAGVLLGVFAWLQYGRGLPGWLPAAVVYVPLAVTIWALVHAAGMHATIAGVAMGVLMRTTARPPESVDPSGAAERRLRPWAMGVALPVFALLAAGVSFAGIGGALSDRVTLGVIVGLVAGKFLGVLGGAWLTTRLTRARLDPGLSWADIVGMSQLAGIGFTVSLLISELSYPDSPGTLDHAKAGVLLGTLISTALATLVLGYRSRHYRRKSAAPNN